In Carnobacterium sp. CP1, the following are encoded in one genomic region:
- a CDS encoding aldo/keto reductase: MDKNVPEITLNDGLIMPNIGFGTYTIKGARGVNAIENAIAAGYRLIDTAYNYENEATVGQAIKRSSVPREKLVVTSKLPGRYHLYDDAVTAIQESLYRAGLDYYDLYLIHWPNPKQDQYIEAWQALIDAQKFGLIRSIGVSNFLPEHLKRLEKETDVLPSINQIELHPYFTQEKQLAWNKEQGIQTQSWSPLGRANDILQNKAIKEIADTHKKSISQTILRWHIQLGSIPIPKSSSFKHQLDNLSIFDFVLTDEEMTLISALNKPDGRNKNQDPAEYEEF; encoded by the coding sequence ATGGATAAAAATGTTCCAGAAATCACATTGAACGATGGATTAATTATGCCCAATATTGGCTTTGGTACGTATACTATAAAAGGAGCACGTGGAGTTAATGCTATTGAAAATGCCATTGCTGCGGGTTACCGTTTAATCGATACCGCCTATAATTACGAAAACGAAGCAACCGTTGGACAAGCCATCAAGCGCAGTTCTGTTCCCCGCGAAAAATTAGTGGTAACCTCAAAACTTCCTGGTCGTTACCACCTGTATGATGATGCCGTCACTGCTATCCAAGAATCCCTTTACCGGGCAGGGCTTGATTACTATGACCTTTATTTGATTCATTGGCCTAACCCTAAACAAGACCAGTATATAGAAGCATGGCAAGCCTTAATTGATGCACAAAAGTTTGGTTTGATTCGTTCAATCGGCGTTTCTAACTTTTTGCCAGAACATTTAAAACGATTAGAAAAAGAAACAGACGTATTGCCAAGTATCAATCAAATCGAACTCCATCCTTATTTTACTCAAGAAAAACAACTCGCTTGGAACAAAGAACAGGGTATTCAAACACAATCTTGGAGTCCTTTAGGCAGAGCCAACGATATCTTGCAAAATAAAGCCATCAAAGAAATCGCAGATACCCACAAAAAATCTATTTCGCAAACCATTTTACGTTGGCATATCCAATTAGGTTCTATTCCGATTCCTAAGTCCTCTTCATTTAAACACCAATTAGACAACTTATCGATTTTTGATTTTGTATTGACTGACGAAGAAATGACTCTGATCTCTGCCTTAAACAAACCAGATGGACGCAACAAGAATCAAGATCCAGCTGAATATGAAGAGTTTTAA
- a CDS encoding LURP-one-related/scramblase family protein produces the protein MEYYIKQKIFSWNDRFTIKNNQGQDVYSVEGELFSWGKKLHVQDMSGNEVLYIEQRLWRFLPTYSLFIEDKEVAAVIKELTFLRPRYTIEGPSWNVEGSFWEHNYQIVEQGRVIADISKEWLSWGDAYALNISDETNVLAALGVIIVIDCVMASQRAAGSSGS, from the coding sequence ATGGAGTATTATATCAAGCAGAAAATATTTTCTTGGAATGACCGGTTTACAATTAAAAACAACCAAGGACAAGATGTTTATTCAGTAGAAGGCGAACTCTTTTCATGGGGAAAGAAATTGCATGTGCAAGATATGAGCGGAAACGAAGTACTGTATATCGAACAACGGCTGTGGCGGTTTTTGCCTACGTATTCATTGTTTATTGAAGATAAAGAAGTGGCTGCAGTGATCAAAGAACTCACTTTTTTAAGACCGCGTTACACAATTGAAGGCCCTTCTTGGAATGTAGAAGGTTCTTTTTGGGAACATAATTATCAAATCGTAGAACAAGGAAGAGTGATTGCAGATATTTCTAAAGAGTGGCTGAGCTGGGGGGATGCCTATGCACTGAACATTAGCGATGAAACCAATGTGTTAGCAGCTTTAGGCGTAATCATTGTTATCGATTGTGTGATGGCAAGTCAGCGAGCCGCTGGCAGCAGTGGTTCATAA
- a CDS encoding cysteine hydrolase family protein yields MLFIIDMQNDFVDNEKGKLPVPGAAAIVPKIIQEIKKQEEQGESIYYTLDQHDTEDDERSKEEKQWGMDLYLPLKEALKNHTAIKKTFHSISPEDAAELKKEYGEDPDRLIEFVGVETNVCVLSNAVMLHTSFPLASIRILKDMCVGTTPELHQAALDVMKSLKMEVQTSDET; encoded by the coding sequence ATGCTATTTATTATTGATATGCAAAATGATTTTGTTGATAACGAAAAAGGGAAATTACCAGTACCTGGTGCAGCCGCAATTGTTCCAAAAATCATCCAAGAAATAAAGAAACAAGAAGAACAAGGCGAATCAATTTATTATACTTTGGATCAACACGATACAGAAGACGATGAGCGTTCTAAAGAAGAAAAACAATGGGGTATGGACTTGTATCTTCCTTTAAAAGAGGCTTTGAAAAATCACACAGCTATTAAGAAAACTTTTCATTCTATCTCGCCGGAAGATGCAGCTGAACTGAAAAAAGAATACGGAGAAGATCCTGATAGACTTATTGAATTTGTCGGTGTTGAAACAAATGTCTGTGTCCTCTCAAATGCGGTGATGCTTCACACATCATTTCCTCTAGCCTCAATTCGGATTTTAAAAGATATGTGTGTGGGTACAACACCTGAACTTCATCAAGCAGCTTTGGATGTTATGAAGAGCTTAAAAATGGAAGTGCAAACTTCAGATGAAACCTAA
- a CDS encoding LysR family transcriptional regulator has translation MELRQLKYFITIANTRSYTAAAKSLFVTQPTLSWNIQQLEEEFNAHLFFQTKQGLQLTEKGEKLLTRGQKVLDEFEGLIEDMHKMKPGKKNLKVGITVLFVIQYMEQIVQFTTMNPEVELTFVQSGSVEIQEKLAQNEIDIGLVSFPNYESSIEIERLNTSHSQYTVSVVLPFDHPLAQKETIEIKDLKGYDICSFSNDYVLGNILHERCSESGFHPNIIFTNKNWEVLLQNTLTTKALTLMPQALERISNFKNLKWIPLKDKANFFEIGIAYKKNQNLEEHAIRFVNFMKKN, from the coding sequence ATGGAACTTCGTCAATTAAAGTATTTCATCACAATTGCTAATACTAGAAGTTATACTGCAGCTGCAAAAAGTTTATTTGTCACACAACCTACTTTAAGTTGGAATATTCAACAATTGGAAGAAGAGTTTAATGCTCATTTATTTTTTCAAACTAAACAAGGACTTCAGTTAACAGAAAAAGGAGAAAAGCTACTGACGCGCGGACAAAAAGTCTTAGATGAATTTGAAGGCTTAATCGAAGATATGCATAAAATGAAACCTGGGAAGAAAAACTTGAAAGTGGGTATCACCGTTCTTTTCGTTATCCAATATATGGAACAAATCGTTCAATTTACAACTATGAATCCTGAAGTTGAACTAACATTTGTTCAAAGCGGGTCTGTTGAAATCCAAGAGAAACTTGCTCAAAATGAAATAGATATTGGCTTGGTTTCTTTTCCTAATTATGAATCCTCTATTGAGATAGAACGGTTAAATACTTCTCATTCCCAATATACTGTTTCTGTCGTTTTGCCTTTTGATCATCCGCTTGCACAAAAAGAAACTATTGAAATCAAAGATTTAAAAGGTTATGATATTTGCTCTTTTTCTAATGATTATGTACTGGGGAACATTCTCCACGAACGTTGTTCGGAATCTGGGTTCCATCCTAACATAATCTTTACTAATAAGAATTGGGAAGTTCTTTTACAGAATACCTTGACAACAAAGGCTTTAACTTTAATGCCTCAAGCATTGGAGAGAATCAGCAATTTTAAAAATTTGAAATGGATTCCTTTAAAAGATAAAGCAAATTTTTTTGAAATAGGCATCGCTTATAAAAAAAATCAAAATTTGGAAGAACATGCTATCCGTTTCGTTAACTTTATGAAAAAAAATTAG
- the buk gene encoding butyrate kinase, with amino-acid sequence MTDHILAINPGATSTKIGYFEDDVLQWKHELTYSYEKVAEYQTIMEQYGFRYQDIADYLTTKNLSAGSLDAVVGRGGLLPPVDAGAYLVNDAIMDCLKNRPILEHASNLGASLAKGISEKFGTLECQAYIYDPVTVDQMEDVARISGLALIERKSIGHVLNMRAVCMKVAEDELKKPYEESNFVVAHVGGGSSASAHQKGRMIDLISDDEGLFSAERTGGLPLKEVIPLCYSYSRQEMTDLTRKKGGLVSYFGTNDARAIEKKAQQGDAKAKIVLEAMAYQIAKTIGELATVLYGKVDGIILTGGLAHSARITELVKERTSFLAPVYIVPGEEELTALAKGARRVLTGQEKANIFRELAYN; translated from the coding sequence ATGACAGATCATATACTAGCTATTAATCCCGGTGCTACTTCTACTAAAATCGGGTATTTTGAAGATGATGTCCTGCAATGGAAACATGAACTAACTTATTCTTATGAAAAAGTGGCTGAATACCAGACTATTATGGAACAATATGGATTTCGTTACCAAGACATTGCTGATTACTTAACGACTAAAAATTTGTCAGCAGGTTCTCTAGATGCCGTTGTTGGGCGAGGAGGATTGTTGCCTCCAGTCGATGCAGGGGCGTACTTGGTTAATGATGCCATTATGGATTGTTTGAAGAACCGCCCTATTTTAGAACATGCATCTAATTTAGGAGCGAGCCTTGCAAAAGGGATTTCTGAAAAATTTGGTACTCTTGAATGCCAAGCCTATATCTATGACCCGGTGACGGTTGACCAAATGGAAGACGTGGCTCGTATATCAGGTTTGGCACTGATTGAACGAAAAAGTATCGGACATGTTTTAAATATGCGGGCTGTTTGTATGAAGGTTGCTGAAGACGAGCTGAAAAAACCTTATGAAGAAAGCAACTTTGTAGTGGCACATGTAGGAGGAGGCAGCTCTGCTAGCGCTCACCAAAAAGGGCGGATGATCGATTTGATTTCAGATGATGAAGGATTGTTTTCAGCAGAACGTACCGGCGGACTACCGTTAAAAGAAGTTATCCCGCTGTGCTACAGCTACTCTAGACAAGAAATGACAGATCTGACTAGGAAAAAAGGCGGGCTTGTTTCTTACTTTGGCACAAATGATGCACGAGCCATTGAAAAAAAAGCTCAACAAGGGGATGCAAAAGCTAAAATCGTCTTGGAAGCAATGGCTTACCAAATCGCAAAAACAATTGGTGAGTTAGCTACCGTTCTTTATGGAAAAGTAGACGGTATCATTTTAACAGGAGGTCTGGCTCATTCTGCTCGTATTACAGAATTAGTTAAAGAAAGAACTTCTTTCCTTGCTCCTGTATACATTGTTCCTGGAGAAGAAGAATTGACAGCTTTAGCCAAGGGTGCGCGACGTGTATTGACTGGACAAGAAAAAGCAAATATTTTTCGAGAACTTGCTTATAATTAA
- a CDS encoding phosphate acyltransferase, which translates to MVIPYLIGDEEAIKKHLSEITIKNASYIIVHAETDTEAAFKGIQLAKEGQVEFIMKGDLQTGTLLKEVVNHETGIRKQKVLSHLALIEVPAYPKLIGVTDGGMVLTPDIEQKKAIIKNASEVMQALGYQKAKFAVLSAAEVVQPKLPASVDAAELTKEFSHAPDMIVEGPISLDIALSPEAAGEKRYQGKIQGDTDVLVAPDIVSGNALSKSMTLLAGGKMAGIIVGAEVPIILTSRSSSAAEKRNSLLLALKVSQGANKKGVSE; encoded by the coding sequence TTGGTCATTCCGTATTTGATTGGTGATGAAGAAGCCATCAAAAAGCATCTGTCAGAAATAACGATTAAAAATGCATCGTATATTATCGTGCATGCTGAAACAGATACAGAAGCAGCTTTTAAAGGAATTCAATTGGCAAAAGAAGGTCAAGTCGAGTTCATTATGAAAGGCGATTTGCAGACAGGAACGTTGTTGAAAGAAGTAGTGAATCATGAAACAGGCATTCGCAAACAAAAAGTACTGTCTCATTTAGCTTTGATTGAAGTCCCTGCTTACCCAAAGCTTATTGGAGTAACCGATGGGGGAATGGTTTTAACTCCCGACATTGAACAGAAAAAGGCCATTATCAAAAATGCTTCAGAAGTGATGCAGGCTTTAGGTTATCAGAAGGCCAAGTTTGCCGTTCTGTCCGCTGCAGAAGTCGTACAGCCAAAACTCCCGGCTTCTGTTGATGCTGCAGAACTGACCAAAGAATTTTCTCATGCACCAGACATGATTGTTGAAGGCCCGATTTCTTTGGATATTGCATTAAGCCCGGAAGCAGCCGGCGAGAAACGGTATCAAGGAAAAATACAAGGAGATACAGACGTGTTAGTAGCGCCAGACATTGTATCAGGCAACGCTCTTTCTAAAAGTATGACTCTTTTAGCTGGCGGAAAAATGGCTGGTATCATTGTGGGAGCTGAAGTTCCTATCATTTTGACTTCCAGAAGTTCTTCAGCTGCAGAGAAAAGAAATTCGCTTCTGCTGGCTCTCAAAGTTAGTCAAGGAGCTAATAAGAAAGGAGTATCTGAATAA
- a CDS encoding PTS transporter subunit IIC — protein METERLTPKKYAMNVLNGLAIGTVVALIPGALLGELFKALLPVFPQGEFVLNATSMSNSMLGLVVGVLVGINFKFTPIQSTSLGLAAVLGGGAVQFTAEGMTLNGTGDVINVGLTAAIAAGLILVLGNRLKAYTILLIPPISLIVGGGAGLFILPYVKSITTLIGHLTAQLLNFQPIVMSVLIAIIFSILIVSPITTVGIALAISLVGIGSGAGNLGVCAAGFGLAVAGWRVNPIGTSLAHFIGSPKVSMSNVFAKPKIMLPIICNAACLGALAAIFNIQGTPMSAGFGFSGLVGPVNHLNIAGWSVGNIIVTILVFLVAPIVFGVGFNHLFTKIWPIISPEDYKLELA, from the coding sequence ATGGAAACTGAGAGACTTACCCCTAAAAAGTATGCAATGAATGTATTAAACGGTCTAGCCATTGGGACAGTTGTTGCTTTAATTCCTGGAGCATTACTAGGAGAGTTGTTTAAAGCATTGCTTCCGGTATTTCCTCAAGGAGAATTTGTGTTGAACGCTACGTCCATGTCTAATTCGATGTTAGGACTGGTTGTCGGTGTGTTAGTCGGAATAAACTTTAAGTTTACTCCTATTCAGTCTACTTCTCTAGGATTAGCAGCTGTTTTAGGCGGCGGAGCTGTTCAATTTACTGCAGAAGGAATGACTTTAAATGGTACTGGAGATGTGATCAACGTAGGTCTGACTGCAGCTATTGCAGCTGGATTGATTTTAGTGTTAGGTAACCGCTTAAAAGCCTACACGATACTTTTGATTCCTCCAATTTCTTTAATTGTCGGCGGCGGAGCGGGGCTGTTTATTTTGCCTTATGTAAAGAGTATTACCACGCTTATCGGTCATTTGACCGCACAACTGCTGAATTTCCAGCCAATCGTTATGTCTGTGTTGATTGCCATCATTTTCTCTATTTTAATTGTTTCTCCTATTACTACAGTAGGAATAGCGTTAGCTATTTCATTAGTAGGAATTGGTTCAGGAGCAGGAAACCTAGGCGTTTGTGCTGCCGGCTTCGGATTAGCAGTTGCTGGATGGAGAGTCAATCCTATCGGAACAAGTTTGGCGCATTTTATTGGTTCGCCAAAAGTATCAATGTCGAACGTATTTGCTAAGCCCAAGATTATGCTGCCAATCATTTGCAATGCAGCTTGTTTAGGTGCACTAGCCGCTATCTTTAACATCCAAGGTACACCGATGAGTGCAGGATTTGGCTTTAGTGGGTTGGTAGGACCCGTAAACCACCTGAATATCGCAGGATGGTCAGTAGGCAACATCATTGTGACAATTCTCGTTTTTCTAGTGGCACCTATCGTATTTGGTGTTGGATTCAACCATTTATTTACTAAAATCTGGCCGATTATTTCGCCAGAAGATTACAAATTAGAATTAGCATAG
- the lpdA gene encoding dihydrolipoyl dehydrogenase, whose translation MVVGDFAEELETVVIGSGPGGYVAAIRAAQLGQSVTLIERGNIGGVCLNVGCIPSKALIHAGEEYQSSLNASSTGIQNKETTIDFKKTQAWKNKKVVQPLTKGVEQLLKKNNVSIIKGEAYFVNSQTLHVMFDEEKGQTYKFEKAIIATGSRPIELKSFKFGERIIDSTGALSLTEIPKKMIVIGGGYIGTELAGAYAKLGTEVTILEGMDQILMGFEKDMVKLVEQNFKRKNVTVVTNAMAKSAEQNEQQVTVTYEADGAEKQLEADYVLVSVGRRPNTDDIGLDIAGIETDGKGFIQVDEQGRTNKKNIFAIGDIVPGLALAHKASYEAKVAAEAISGSKGAAVDYLAMPAVCFTDPELATVGFTEKEAKEKGFEVKTSKFPLAGNGRALSLNKAEGFIRLVTEKESQALLGAQVAGVNASDLIAELGLAVENGLTAEDIALTIHSHPSLGESIMDAAELALGQPIHI comes from the coding sequence ATGGTAGTAGGAGATTTTGCAGAAGAGTTAGAAACAGTCGTTATTGGTTCCGGACCAGGGGGGTACGTAGCAGCTATTCGCGCTGCTCAATTGGGACAATCAGTAACATTGATCGAACGAGGAAACATTGGCGGTGTGTGTTTAAACGTCGGATGTATTCCTTCTAAAGCACTGATTCATGCTGGCGAAGAGTACCAATCTTCTTTAAACGCTTCATCAACAGGGATCCAAAACAAAGAAACTACGATTGATTTCAAAAAAACACAAGCTTGGAAAAACAAAAAAGTTGTACAGCCTTTAACCAAGGGTGTCGAACAATTGTTGAAGAAAAATAACGTTTCTATCATTAAAGGAGAAGCTTATTTCGTCAACAGCCAAACCCTTCATGTGATGTTTGATGAAGAAAAAGGACAAACATACAAATTCGAAAAGGCAATTATTGCCACAGGCAGCCGGCCGATAGAGCTGAAATCCTTTAAGTTTGGAGAACGCATCATCGACTCTACAGGAGCGCTGAGCTTGACCGAGATACCTAAAAAAATGATTGTTATCGGGGGAGGCTACATCGGAACTGAACTGGCCGGAGCTTATGCTAAACTAGGAACAGAAGTCACGATTTTAGAAGGAATGGACCAAATCTTGATGGGATTTGAAAAAGATATGGTGAAACTAGTTGAGCAGAATTTCAAACGCAAAAACGTGACAGTAGTTACAAATGCGATGGCTAAATCAGCTGAACAAAATGAACAGCAAGTAACCGTTACTTATGAAGCAGACGGAGCAGAAAAACAACTTGAAGCAGACTATGTATTAGTTTCAGTTGGGCGTCGGCCAAATACGGATGATATCGGATTAGATATCGCAGGTATCGAAACCGACGGTAAAGGCTTTATCCAAGTAGATGAACAAGGAAGAACAAATAAGAAGAATATTTTTGCTATCGGTGATATTGTTCCTGGTTTAGCCTTGGCACACAAAGCAAGCTACGAAGCTAAAGTTGCTGCAGAAGCTATTTCTGGAAGCAAAGGAGCAGCGGTTGACTACTTAGCTATGCCGGCTGTCTGCTTTACTGATCCTGAATTGGCAACTGTCGGATTTACAGAAAAAGAAGCAAAAGAAAAAGGATTTGAAGTGAAAACCAGCAAGTTTCCGCTGGCCGGGAATGGACGTGCTTTGTCGTTGAACAAAGCAGAAGGGTTCATCCGCTTAGTAACAGAAAAAGAGAGCCAGGCATTGCTGGGAGCGCAAGTTGCCGGTGTTAATGCCAGCGATTTGATTGCTGAATTGGGCTTAGCTGTTGAGAATGGATTAACGGCTGAAGATATTGCGTTAACGATCCATAGTCATCCTTCACTAGGAGAAAGTATTATGGATGCTGCTGAATTAGCCTTAGGACAGCCGATCCATATTTAA
- a CDS encoding dihydrolipoamide acetyltransferase family protein, which yields MTYSFILPDSGEGIHESEIVTWDVKPGDKVKEDDILAEIQSDKAVIGLPSPVSGTVTKILVAEGEIAKVGDPIVEIEIDGKSDNVKEDEETLQKDDPQENEVVKEGTDTVAIEHEDVSHLKPGKESIEPSKEAASTSRKQHSNTDIRMLAIPSVRKYAREKEVDLTQVPATGKNNRVTREDIDHYLASGVSKPAAEPKKEAVPSAWQEEPAKTAPASTGKERRVKMSGTRKAIAKAMVNSKATSPHVTVLDRVNVEKLVEHRERFKVIAKEEGIKLTYSAYFVKALVAVLSRYPELNASIDETTDEIVYHDYFNVGIATNTDKGLFVPIIRDAERKSLFTIAEEMAENTEKAINGTLTRADMENGSMTITNVGSVATSGVWSTPIINQPEVAILGMARIEDEVIPDENRQPIVVPMLKISFGFDHRIIDGVTAQQAINDLKKFLADPELLFVKG from the coding sequence ATGACCTATTCATTCATACTACCAGATAGTGGTGAAGGAATTCATGAAAGCGAAATCGTGACTTGGGATGTAAAACCGGGTGATAAAGTAAAAGAAGATGATATTTTAGCAGAAATTCAAAGTGATAAAGCAGTGATCGGTTTGCCATCCCCTGTATCAGGCACGGTAACTAAGATATTGGTTGCTGAAGGCGAAATTGCTAAAGTAGGAGACCCAATCGTAGAAATTGAAATCGACGGAAAAAGCGACAATGTCAAAGAAGATGAAGAAACGCTGCAAAAAGATGATCCGCAAGAAAATGAAGTGGTAAAAGAAGGCACCGATACGGTAGCAATCGAACATGAAGATGTTAGCCACTTAAAACCTGGTAAAGAATCCATTGAACCTAGCAAAGAAGCTGCGTCGACTTCTCGCAAGCAACATTCTAATACTGATATCAGAATGCTGGCCATTCCATCTGTCAGAAAATACGCACGCGAAAAAGAAGTGGATTTAACACAAGTTCCGGCAACAGGTAAAAATAATCGAGTCACACGTGAAGACATTGATCATTATTTGGCTTCAGGTGTTTCAAAACCAGCTGCTGAACCGAAAAAAGAAGCTGTTCCATCTGCGTGGCAAGAAGAACCCGCTAAAACAGCTCCAGCTTCAACTGGAAAAGAACGAAGAGTGAAAATGTCAGGAACACGTAAAGCTATTGCTAAAGCAATGGTAAATAGCAAAGCTACTTCTCCGCATGTAACGGTACTGGATCGAGTTAACGTAGAAAAACTGGTGGAACATAGAGAACGGTTTAAAGTTATCGCTAAAGAAGAAGGAATCAAGTTGACTTATTCAGCTTATTTTGTCAAAGCTTTAGTTGCTGTTTTATCCCGTTATCCAGAATTGAATGCATCAATCGACGAAACAACAGATGAAATCGTCTACCATGATTACTTTAATGTCGGTATTGCAACGAATACTGATAAAGGACTGTTCGTACCGATAATTCGTGATGCAGAACGCAAGAGTCTGTTCACGATTGCTGAAGAAATGGCAGAAAATACGGAAAAAGCTATAAATGGAACTTTAACGAGAGCAGATATGGAGAATGGTTCAATGACAATCACAAACGTTGGCTCAGTAGCGACGAGCGGGGTATGGTCCACACCAATCATCAATCAGCCCGAAGTTGCTATTTTAGGGATGGCAAGAATCGAAGATGAAGTAATCCCAGATGAAAATAGACAGCCCATCGTAGTTCCAATGCTGAAAATCTCATTCGGCTTTGACCACCGGATTATTGACGGCGTAACAGCACAACAAGCAATCAATGATTTGAAAAAGTTTTTAGCAGACCCAGAACTGCTTTTTGTGAAAGGATGA
- a CDS encoding alpha-ketoacid dehydrogenase subunit beta, with protein MTEKTIVQAINDALDYKLENDENTLIYGEDVGPNGGVFRVTDGLQTKHGKERVFDTPLAESGILGMSIGLATEGFRPIPEIQFSGFILEAMDPIIAQFSRMRYRTANTRNMPITVRAPYGGGVHTPELHSDNLEGILSQVPGMRIVIPSNPYDAKGLLISSIESNDPVIFLEHLKLYRSIKQDIPDEDYRVPLDKAAITREGSDVTVVTYGLMVSESLKAAQTLEKEGISVEVLDLRTVSPVDMETIVESIKKTGRVVVVQEAQRQSGVAGQIMSEIGERAFMYLEAPVCRVTAPDTVFPFGAAEAEWIPNASDIANKIKETVEF; from the coding sequence ATGACTGAGAAAACAATTGTTCAAGCCATTAATGATGCCTTAGATTACAAATTGGAGAATGATGAAAACACATTGATTTATGGAGAAGACGTAGGTCCTAATGGAGGCGTTTTCAGAGTAACCGATGGATTGCAGACCAAACACGGAAAAGAGCGAGTATTTGATACCCCATTAGCTGAATCAGGTATTTTAGGGATGTCTATCGGTCTTGCAACTGAAGGATTTAGACCGATTCCGGAGATTCAATTTTCAGGATTTATTTTAGAAGCAATGGACCCTATAATTGCTCAATTTTCCCGTATGCGTTATCGGACAGCTAATACCAGAAACATGCCGATCACGGTCAGAGCACCTTATGGAGGAGGCGTCCATACTCCCGAACTTCATTCAGATAATCTTGAAGGAATCTTGTCACAGGTTCCCGGCATGCGGATTGTTATTCCAAGCAACCCTTACGATGCAAAAGGACTATTGATTTCTTCAATCGAGAGCAATGATCCGGTTATTTTCTTAGAACATTTAAAACTCTACCGTTCGATTAAACAAGATATTCCAGACGAAGATTACCGCGTGCCGTTAGATAAGGCTGCAATCACACGAGAAGGGTCAGATGTGACAGTAGTAACTTACGGTTTAATGGTCAGCGAATCATTGAAAGCTGCTCAAACGTTAGAAAAAGAAGGTATTTCTGTTGAAGTTCTTGATTTGAGAACCGTATCCCCAGTAGATATGGAAACAATCGTTGAATCGATCAAGAAAACTGGACGTGTTGTTGTAGTCCAAGAAGCGCAAAGACAATCAGGTGTTGCAGGGCAAATCATGTCTGAAATCGGAGAACGAGCATTTATGTATCTAGAAGCTCCAGTTTGCAGAGTGACAGCTCCAGATACTGTCTTCCCATTTGGGGCAGCAGAAGCAGAATGGATTCCTAATGCTAGTGATATTGCAAATAAAATCAAAGAAACGGTTGAATTCTAA
- the pdhA gene encoding pyruvate dehydrogenase (acetyl-transferring) E1 component subunit alpha translates to MSKKNGTTFNLDHIVESYKKEFPFYQVLDKAGKVTNSELEPDLSDEELTELMRRMVWARAYDQRVTLLNRQGALGNYAPSGGQEASQIATHYALGDGDFFAGTYRDLVPLIFHGLPLEKAFLWYKGHMKGNEYPEDLNAYVPQVIVGGHITHAMGVALGMKKRNKNNIVLSMNGDGATSQGDFYEGINFAGVYNVPYVIVIQNNRYGISVPLEEQTKAETLAQKAVAAGIPGIQVDGMDPLAMYAAVSAARDHALAGKGPVVIEALTYRFGPHTMSDDPTRYRREKELAEWEEKDPLIRMRNYLMEKGLWSEEQEDEVIETCKKEIKEAVTAIGKVEKQKVSDFLKNMYEVSPQNIQEQIASYEEKEMSQND, encoded by the coding sequence ATGTCTAAAAAAAACGGGACAACATTTAATTTAGATCACATTGTAGAGAGCTATAAAAAAGAATTTCCTTTTTATCAAGTTTTAGATAAAGCAGGAAAAGTCACCAATTCAGAATTAGAACCTGACTTATCAGATGAAGAATTAACGGAATTGATGCGTCGGATGGTTTGGGCAAGAGCCTACGATCAACGAGTCACTCTATTGAACCGTCAGGGAGCTCTAGGAAACTACGCTCCAAGCGGAGGACAAGAAGCCAGCCAGATTGCTACTCACTACGCTTTAGGAGATGGAGATTTTTTTGCGGGAACCTATCGAGACCTGGTTCCGCTGATTTTTCATGGACTGCCGTTAGAAAAAGCTTTCTTATGGTATAAAGGCCATATGAAAGGAAACGAATATCCAGAAGATCTGAATGCATATGTTCCGCAAGTTATCGTCGGTGGTCATATCACTCACGCGATGGGTGTAGCATTGGGAATGAAAAAAAGAAATAAAAACAATATTGTCCTTTCAATGAATGGAGATGGAGCAACTTCTCAAGGAGACTTTTACGAAGGTATAAACTTTGCGGGAGTTTATAACGTTCCATATGTGATCGTTATTCAAAATAACCGCTATGGAATATCTGTTCCGCTTGAAGAACAGACAAAAGCAGAAACACTTGCGCAAAAAGCAGTAGCAGCCGGAATTCCTGGTATTCAAGTAGATGGTATGGACCCATTGGCGATGTATGCAGCTGTATCAGCAGCACGCGACCATGCATTGGCTGGTAAAGGTCCAGTTGTTATTGAAGCTTTAACATATCGTTTTGGACCACATACGATGTCTGACGATCCAACGCGTTACCGTAGAGAAAAAGAGTTAGCAGAATGGGAAGAAAAAGATCCACTGATTCGCATGAGAAATTACTTAATGGAAAAAGGATTGTGGAGTGAAGAGCAAGAAGACGAGGTCATTGAGACATGTAAAAAAGAAATCAAAGAAGCCGTGACAGCGATCGGGAAAGTTGAAAAACAAAAAGTATCTGATTTCTTGAAGAACATGTATGAAGTTTCCCCTCAAAATATACAAGAGCAAATTGCATCGTACGAAGAAAAGGAGATGTCACAAAATGACTGA